From the genome of Streptacidiphilus rugosus AM-16, one region includes:
- a CDS encoding ABC transporter permease: protein MTTDAPFAAVESALADGESRKPAKSRSRGALVFRRFLRNRLALTGVAILVLLLLGAYVIPSFLTWKYTDNDWNALGTGPDATHWFGTTHPGVDLFALTMRGLQKSLVIGLVGGPLTTFIAALVGASAGYFGGWVDRALMWILELLLVVPSFLLLALIAPRIAHGTWLIFVVLLSAFGWMITARVVRSMTQTLKDREYVLAAKYMGVNPMVIIFRHVLPNVASILIVDATVQVGLTVLGETSLSYFGFGIQPPDVSLGTLIANGTPDATTSPWMFFFPAGFLVLMGLSAAFIGDGLRDAFDPTASAAKASFKALPDGFPTQESPLQNDELSSTTARATEGTNS from the coding sequence ATGACCACCGACGCACCCTTCGCCGCCGTGGAGTCGGCGCTCGCCGACGGCGAGAGCCGCAAACCCGCCAAGAGCCGCAGCCGCGGCGCCCTGGTCTTCCGCCGCTTCCTGCGCAACCGTCTCGCGCTGACCGGCGTGGCCATCCTGGTCCTCCTGCTGCTGGGGGCCTACGTCATCCCGTCCTTCCTGACCTGGAAGTACACGGACAACGACTGGAACGCCCTCGGTACCGGGCCGGACGCCACGCACTGGTTCGGCACCACCCACCCCGGCGTCGACCTCTTCGCGCTGACCATGCGCGGCCTGCAGAAGTCGCTCGTCATCGGCCTCGTCGGCGGTCCGCTGACGACCTTCATCGCCGCTCTGGTGGGCGCCTCGGCCGGCTACTTCGGCGGCTGGGTCGACCGCGCGCTGATGTGGATCCTGGAGCTCCTCCTGGTCGTGCCCAGCTTCCTGCTGCTGGCGCTGATCGCCCCGCGCATCGCCCACGGCACCTGGCTCATCTTCGTGGTGCTGCTCTCCGCCTTCGGCTGGATGATCACCGCCCGCGTGGTGCGCAGCATGACCCAGACGCTCAAGGACCGCGAGTACGTCCTCGCCGCGAAGTACATGGGCGTCAACCCCATGGTGATCATCTTCCGGCACGTGCTGCCCAACGTGGCCTCGATCCTGATCGTCGACGCCACCGTCCAGGTCGGCCTGACGGTCCTCGGCGAGACCTCGCTGTCCTACTTCGGCTTCGGCATCCAGCCGCCGGACGTCTCGCTGGGCACCCTGATCGCCAACGGAACCCCGGACGCCACCACCTCGCCGTGGATGTTCTTCTTCCCCGCCGGCTTCCTGGTGCTGATGGGCCTGTCCGCCGCCTTCATCGGCGACGGCCTGCGGGACGCCTTCGACCCGACCGCCTCCGCGGCGAAGGCCAGCTTCAAGGCTCTCCCGGACGGGTTCCCGACGCAGGAGTCCCCGCTCCAGAACGACGAACTCTCCAGCACCACCGCTCGTGCCACGGAAGGAACCAACTCGTGA
- a CDS encoding ABC transporter permease, with amino-acid sequence MGRFLLRRAINYLILVFLAASMTYFLAALCLEPIVNFLSKHPQPPLSSVHNILLSRNEDPSTPVVERYWHWLVGVLHGDFGLDYQGASVRAEMGRRIFVSTELLLIATIVSAVTGVAMGAWNALRQYRPSDRISTILSYGILATPTLVIAITLETFDNWAGSPIQYTGMYDPDAQGFFAVAVSNAEHLILPTVTLWLIQFTLFSRYQRSTMLDVLNADFLRTARAKGLTRRRAVIRHGLRTAVIPVMPLLVYNILLLFTGATFTENIFSWHGMGEWLVTSINYNDINAVAAIGVFTAGLVLVAGLVSDLVYAALDPRVRV; translated from the coding sequence ATGGGGCGGTTTCTGCTGCGGCGGGCGATCAATTATCTGATCCTCGTGTTCCTGGCGGCGAGCATGACGTACTTCCTGGCCGCCCTGTGCCTCGAACCCATCGTCAACTTCCTGAGCAAGCACCCGCAGCCGCCGCTGTCCTCGGTCCACAACATCCTGCTGTCCCGCAACGAGGACCCGAGCACGCCGGTGGTGGAGCGCTACTGGCACTGGCTCGTCGGCGTCCTCCACGGCGACTTCGGCCTGGACTACCAGGGCGCCTCGGTCCGCGCCGAGATGGGCCGCCGCATCTTCGTCAGCACCGAGCTGCTGCTCATCGCGACGATCGTGAGCGCCGTCACCGGTGTCGCCATGGGCGCCTGGAACGCACTGCGCCAGTACCGGCCCTCGGACCGCATCTCCACGATCCTCTCCTACGGGATCCTGGCCACGCCGACGCTCGTCATCGCGATCACGCTGGAGACGTTCGACAACTGGGCGGGCTCGCCCATCCAGTACACCGGTATGTACGACCCGGACGCCCAGGGCTTCTTCGCGGTGGCGGTGAGCAACGCGGAGCACCTGATCCTGCCGACGGTGACCCTGTGGCTGATCCAGTTCACGCTCTTCAGCCGCTACCAGCGCAGCACCATGCTGGACGTGCTCAACGCGGACTTCCTGCGCACGGCCCGCGCCAAGGGTCTGACCCGCCGTCGTGCCGTGATCCGGCACGGTCTGCGCACCGCGGTGATCCCCGTGATGCCGCTGCTGGTCTACAACATCCTGCTGCTCTTCACCGGCGCCACCTTCACCGAGAACATCTTCTCCTGGCACGGCATGGGTGAGTGGCTGGTGACCTCGATCAACTACAACGACATCAATGCCGTTGCGGCGATCGGCGTCTTCACCGCAGGCCTGGTGCTGGTCGCCGGCCTGGTCTCCGATCTGGTCTACGCGGCGCTGGATCCGCGGGTCCGCGTCTGA
- a CDS encoding ABC transporter ATP-binding protein encodes MADAQEVAEVAAIEAVLDKKVERGEPILQVRGLEKHFPLTQGILVKKQIGAVKAVDGVSFDLYQGETLGIVGESGCGKSTLAKVLMNLEPATGGQVLYKGEDITRLSGRALKAVRRNIQMVFQDPYTSLNPRMTVGDIIGEPFEIHPEVAPKGDRRRAVQDLLDVVGLNPEYINRYPHQFSGGQRQRIGIARGLALKPEIIICDEPVSALDVSVQAQVINLLEKLQNEFNLSYMFIAHDLSIVRHISDRVGVMYLGKMVEIGSDEEIYEHPTHPYTQALLSAVPVPDPEGREGRERIILAGDIPSPANPPSGCRFRTRCFKAQERCAVEEPLLAIPEVFRGQDTAAAHESACHFAEDVDIVGATNGGADESA; translated from the coding sequence ATGGCTGACGCGCAGGAGGTTGCCGAGGTCGCGGCCATCGAGGCCGTGCTGGACAAGAAGGTCGAGCGTGGTGAGCCGATCCTGCAGGTCCGCGGGCTGGAGAAGCACTTCCCGCTGACCCAGGGCATCCTCGTCAAGAAGCAGATCGGCGCCGTCAAGGCCGTCGACGGCGTCTCCTTCGACCTCTACCAGGGCGAGACCCTCGGCATCGTCGGCGAGTCCGGCTGTGGCAAGTCGACCCTCGCCAAGGTGCTGATGAACCTGGAGCCGGCCACCGGCGGCCAGGTGCTGTACAAGGGCGAGGACATCACGCGGCTCTCCGGCCGGGCGCTCAAGGCCGTCCGCCGGAACATCCAGATGGTCTTCCAGGACCCGTACACCTCGCTCAACCCGCGTATGACGGTCGGCGACATCATCGGCGAGCCGTTCGAGATCCACCCCGAGGTGGCGCCGAAGGGCGACCGCCGCCGGGCGGTCCAGGACCTGCTGGACGTCGTCGGGCTGAACCCGGAGTACATCAACCGGTACCCGCACCAGTTCTCCGGCGGCCAGCGTCAGCGCATCGGCATCGCCCGGGGTCTGGCGCTCAAGCCCGAGATCATCATCTGCGACGAGCCGGTCTCGGCGCTGGACGTCTCGGTGCAGGCGCAGGTGATCAACCTGCTGGAGAAGCTGCAGAACGAGTTCAACCTCTCCTACATGTTCATCGCCCATGACCTGTCGATCGTGCGTCACATCTCCGACCGTGTCGGCGTGATGTACCTCGGCAAGATGGTCGAGATCGGCTCGGACGAGGAGATCTACGAGCACCCGACGCATCCGTACACCCAGGCGCTGCTCTCCGCGGTGCCGGTGCCGGACCCCGAGGGCCGCGAGGGCCGTGAGCGGATCATCCTCGCCGGTGACATCCCCTCGCCGGCCAACCCGCCGTCGGGCTGCCGCTTCCGTACGCGCTGCTTCAAGGCGCAGGAGCGCTGCGCGGTCGAGGAGCCGCTGCTGGCGATCCCCGAGGTGTTCCGCGGGCAGGACACCGCGGCGGCGCACGAGTCGGCCTGCCACTTCGCGGAGGACGTCGACATCGTCGGCGCCACCAACGGCGGTGCTGACGAGAGCGCCTGA
- a CDS encoding ABC transporter ATP-binding protein, translated as MQTSEITSVVGRDRTADSEDQPLLQVRDLHVEFRTRDGLAKAVNGVNYSVRAGETLAILGESGSGKSVSSQAVMGILDSPPGFVTGGEILFKGQDLLKISKEQRRRIRGTQMAMIFQDALSSLNPVHTVGTQLGEMYRVHAGTSKKDAKIKAIELMERVGIPAAKERVNQYPHQFSGGMRQRIMIAMALALEPDLIIADEPTTALDVTVQAQVMELLADLQSEYNMGLILITHDLGVVADVADKIAVMYAGRIVETAPVHELYKRPAHPYTRGLLDSIPRLDQKGQELYAIKGLPPNLLRIPSGCAFNPRCPMAQEICRSEVPPLHAVTEADGTALPGRGSACHFWKETIHG; from the coding sequence ATCCAGACATCCGAAATCACCTCCGTCGTCGGGCGCGACCGGACGGCCGACTCCGAGGACCAGCCGCTGCTCCAGGTGCGCGACCTGCACGTGGAGTTCCGCACCCGCGACGGCCTGGCCAAGGCCGTCAACGGCGTGAACTACAGCGTGCGCGCCGGTGAGACCCTCGCCATCCTCGGCGAGTCGGGCTCCGGCAAGTCGGTCTCCTCGCAGGCCGTCATGGGCATCCTGGACAGCCCGCCCGGTTTCGTCACCGGTGGCGAGATCCTCTTCAAGGGCCAGGACCTGCTCAAGATCTCGAAGGAGCAGCGCCGCCGGATCCGTGGCACCCAGATGGCCATGATCTTCCAGGACGCCCTCTCCTCGCTGAACCCGGTGCACACCGTCGGGACGCAGCTGGGCGAGATGTACCGCGTGCACGCGGGCACCTCGAAGAAGGACGCCAAGATCAAGGCCATCGAACTGATGGAGCGGGTCGGCATCCCGGCCGCCAAGGAGCGGGTCAACCAGTACCCGCACCAGTTCTCCGGCGGTATGCGCCAGCGCATCATGATCGCCATGGCGCTGGCCCTGGAGCCCGACCTGATCATCGCCGACGAGCCCACCACCGCCCTGGACGTCACCGTCCAGGCGCAGGTGATGGAGCTGCTGGCGGACCTGCAGTCCGAGTACAACATGGGCCTGATCCTGATCACCCACGACCTCGGCGTGGTCGCCGACGTCGCGGACAAGATCGCGGTCATGTACGCCGGCCGGATCGTCGAAACGGCCCCGGTGCACGAGCTCTACAAGCGTCCGGCACATCCCTACACCCGGGGTCTGCTCGACTCGATCCCGCGCCTGGACCAGAAGGGCCAGGAGCTCTACGCGATCAAGGGTCTCCCGCCCAACCTGCTGCGCATCCCCTCCGGCTGTGCGTTCAACCCGCGGTGCCCGATGGCCCAGGAGATCTGCCGTTCCGAGGTCCCGCCGCTGCACGCGGTGACCGAGGCCGACGGCACGGCGCTCCCCGGTCGCGGCAGCGCCTGCCACTTCTGGAAGGAGACCATCCATGGCTGA
- a CDS encoding ABC transporter permease, with protein MPDQQPNKPTGVPDDANTELSSAFPQTPTLGAMEVEGMLEKEDLNHAEAQSTETVAVVDREVPRSLWQDAWRELRRNPIFIISAILIVFLVIVAFFPGLFDSTSPLKCDLANSQQGPTSGHPFGFDTQGCDVYARTIYGARASITVGVFATLGTALLGTLLGGLAGFFGGWLDAIVSRIADIFFGIPILLGGLVFLSVIPSRSIWIVVAFIVILGWPQLARIARGAVITARQQDYVTAARALGAGNQRLMLRHILPNSLAPIIVVATIALGTYISLEATLSYLGVGLKPPTVSWGIDISAAADTFRNAPHMLLFPAGALCITILAFIMLGDAVRDALDPKLR; from the coding sequence ATGCCTGACCAGCAGCCGAACAAGCCGACCGGCGTCCCCGACGACGCGAACACCGAGCTGTCGAGCGCTTTCCCGCAGACCCCCACGCTGGGCGCGATGGAGGTCGAGGGCATGCTCGAGAAGGAAGACCTGAACCACGCGGAGGCGCAGTCCACCGAGACGGTCGCGGTCGTCGACCGCGAGGTGCCGCGCAGCCTCTGGCAGGACGCCTGGCGTGAGCTGCGCCGGAACCCGATCTTCATCATCTCCGCGATCCTGATCGTCTTCCTCGTGATCGTCGCGTTCTTCCCCGGCCTGTTCGACTCGACCAGCCCGCTCAAGTGCGACCTGGCCAACTCGCAGCAGGGGCCGACCTCCGGCCACCCGTTCGGCTTCGACACCCAGGGCTGCGACGTCTACGCCCGCACCATCTACGGCGCCCGCGCCTCCATCACGGTCGGTGTCTTCGCGACCCTGGGCACGGCGCTGCTGGGCACCCTTCTGGGCGGTCTGGCGGGCTTCTTCGGCGGCTGGCTCGACGCCATCGTGTCCCGCATCGCGGACATCTTCTTCGGCATCCCGATCCTGCTCGGCGGCCTGGTCTTCCTGTCCGTGATCCCGAGCCGGTCGATCTGGATCGTGGTCGCGTTCATCGTCATCCTCGGTTGGCCGCAGCTGGCCCGTATCGCCCGTGGTGCGGTGATCACCGCCCGCCAGCAGGACTACGTGACGGCCGCACGCGCCCTCGGCGCCGGCAACCAGCGGCTGATGCTGCGCCACATCCTGCCCAACTCGCTGGCCCCGATCATCGTCGTGGCCACCATCGCGCTGGGCACGTACATCTCCCTGGAGGCGACGCTCTCCTACCTGGGTGTCGGGCTCAAGCCGCCGACGGTCTCGTGGGGCATCGACATCTCGGCCGCGGCGGACACCTTCCGCAACGCGCCGCACATGCTGCTCTTCCCGGCCGGGGCGCTCTGCATCACCATCCTGGCCTTCATCATGCTCGGCGACGCGGTCCGCGACGCTCTCGACCCCAAGCTGCGCTGA